One part of the Calypte anna isolate BGI_N300 chromosome 12, bCalAnn1_v1.p, whole genome shotgun sequence genome encodes these proteins:
- the LOC103533738 gene encoding monocarboxylate transporter 2 isoform X2, with amino-acid sequence MSPPVPAELGYTPPDGGWGWAVVFGASISVGFAFTFPKAFTIYFKELQAVYSISYSQIAWITSIMCATTYGGGPISSILVNRYGSRPVVMFGGLLCGIGMVSAAFCTTILQLYICVGFITGFGLALNLQPSVIIIGKYFLKRRPIANGLAMAGSPVMLCTLAPLNQYLLDNFGWRGSFLILGAILLHCCVAGALFRPIGAATASVKTQAAERGKDALEEEVTKDALEMSSATTVPVDTKTEEEGEKDCCEKINQYLDFSLFKHRGFLIYLIGNVLMFLGFFAPIVFLAPYAKHIGIDEYSAAFLLSILAIVDMIARPTTGIIANSKWVRPRIQYFFSFSIAFNGACHLLCPLASGYMGLVVYSIFFGLAFGMVCAMLFETLMDLVGAARFTSAVGLVTIAECCTILLGPPIGGTLIDTFGDYKYMFIKCGAVMVLAGTFLFIMNYYNYRVLAKEEKERKAKEEDPKSVRTENESRNNWNKENAQDGPELEPLREEREGLKKEANGTNEV; translated from the exons ATGTCTCCTCcagtccctgcagagctgggctatACACCCCCTGATGGTGGATGGGGTTGGGCAGTGGTCTTTGGAGCCTCCATCTCAGTTGGGTTTGCATTTACCTTTCCTAAAGCTTTCACTATCTACTTTAAAGAGCTCCAGGCTGTTTACAGCATTTCCTACAGCCAGATTGCCTGGATAACATCCATCATGTGTGCCACCACCTATGGAGGAG gtccCATCAGCAGTATCCTCGTCAACCGCTATGGCAGCCGCCCCGTGGTTATGTTTGGGGGGCTGCTCTGTGGCATTGGGATGGTCTCAGCTGCCTTCTGCACCACCATCCTGCAGCTCTACATCTGCGTGGGATTCATCACAG GGTTTGGCCTTGCTCTGAACCTTCAGCCATCAGTGATAATCATAGggaaatactttttaaagagaagacCCATTGCCAATGGCCTTGCTATGGCAGGGAGCCCTGTGATGCTTTGCACCCTGGCTCCTCTCAACCAGTACCTGCTTGACAATTTTGGCTGGAGGGGAAGCTTTTTGATTCTTGGGGCAATTTTATTACACTGCTGTGTGGCAGGAGCCCTTTTCAGACCCattggggcagccacagcatcaGTCAAAACCCAGGCAGCTGAGAGAGGGAAGGATGCCCTGGAAGAAGAGGTCACCAAGGATGCCTTGGAAATGAGCAGTGCCACAACTGTCCCTGTGGATaccaaaacagaagaggaaggggaaaaggactgtTGTGAAAAAATCAATCAGTACcttgatttttcccttttcaagcACAGAGGGTTCTTGATTTACCTGATTGGAAACGTCCTCATGTTCCTGGGATTTTTTGCCCCCATTGTGTTTCTGGCACCCTATGCAAAGCACATTGGCATTGATGAATATTcagctgctttcctcctttccatccTGGCCATCGTGGACATGATTGCCCGACCCACCACTGGCATCATAGCAAACAGCAAGTGGGTGAGGCCACGGattcaatattttttcagcttttccattgCTTTCAATGGTGCCTGCCACCTTCTGTGCCCACTGGCTTCTGGCTACATGGGGCTCGTGGTTTACTCCATTTTTTTTGGCTTGGCCTTTGGCATGGTTTGTGCCATGCTCTTTGAAACACTCATGGACCTTGTGGGAGCTGCCAGGTTCACAAGTGCTGTTGGCCTGGTCACCATTGCAGAGTGTTGCACAATATTGCTGGGACCACCTATAGGAG GAACACTTATTGATACCTTTGGGGACTATAAATATATGTTCATTAAATGTGGAGCTGTGATGGTCCTGGCAGGAACCTTCCTGTTCATCATGAATTATTATAATTATCGGGTGCTTGccaaggaggagaaggaaagaaaggcaaaagaagaggACCCTAAATCTGTAaggacagaaaatgaaagcagaaataactggaacaaagaaaatgcacagGATGGACCTGAGCTGGAACCTTTAAGAGAGGAACGAGAAGGactaaaaaaggaagcaaatggcACAAATGAAGTTTAA
- the LOC103533738 gene encoding monocarboxylate transporter 2 isoform X3 — protein MGLGSGLWSLHLSPISSILVNRYGSRPVVMFGGLLCGIGMVSAAFCTTILQLYICVGFITGFGLALNLQPSVIIIGKYFLKRRPIANGLAMAGSPVMLCTLAPLNQYLLDNFGWRGSFLILGAILLHCCVAGALFRPIGAATASVKTQAAERGKDALEEEVTKDALEMSSATTVPVDTKTEEEGEKDCCEKINQYLDFSLFKHRGFLIYLIGNVLMFLGFFAPIVFLAPYAKHIGIDEYSAAFLLSILAIVDMIARPTTGIIANSKWVRPRIQYFFSFSIAFNGACHLLCPLASGYMGLVVYSIFFGLAFGMVCAMLFETLMDLVGAARFTSAVGLVTIAECCTILLGPPIGGTLIDTFGDYKYMFIKCGAVMVLAGTFLFIMNYYNYRVLAKEEKERKAKEEDPKSVRTENESRNNWNKENAQDGPELEPLREEREGLKKEANGTNEV, from the exons ATGGGGTTGGGCAGTGGTCTTTGGAGCCTCCATCTCA gtccCATCAGCAGTATCCTCGTCAACCGCTATGGCAGCCGCCCCGTGGTTATGTTTGGGGGGCTGCTCTGTGGCATTGGGATGGTCTCAGCTGCCTTCTGCACCACCATCCTGCAGCTCTACATCTGCGTGGGATTCATCACAG GGTTTGGCCTTGCTCTGAACCTTCAGCCATCAGTGATAATCATAGggaaatactttttaaagagaagacCCATTGCCAATGGCCTTGCTATGGCAGGGAGCCCTGTGATGCTTTGCACCCTGGCTCCTCTCAACCAGTACCTGCTTGACAATTTTGGCTGGAGGGGAAGCTTTTTGATTCTTGGGGCAATTTTATTACACTGCTGTGTGGCAGGAGCCCTTTTCAGACCCattggggcagccacagcatcaGTCAAAACCCAGGCAGCTGAGAGAGGGAAGGATGCCCTGGAAGAAGAGGTCACCAAGGATGCCTTGGAAATGAGCAGTGCCACAACTGTCCCTGTGGATaccaaaacagaagaggaaggggaaaaggactgtTGTGAAAAAATCAATCAGTACcttgatttttcccttttcaagcACAGAGGGTTCTTGATTTACCTGATTGGAAACGTCCTCATGTTCCTGGGATTTTTTGCCCCCATTGTGTTTCTGGCACCCTATGCAAAGCACATTGGCATTGATGAATATTcagctgctttcctcctttccatccTGGCCATCGTGGACATGATTGCCCGACCCACCACTGGCATCATAGCAAACAGCAAGTGGGTGAGGCCACGGattcaatattttttcagcttttccattgCTTTCAATGGTGCCTGCCACCTTCTGTGCCCACTGGCTTCTGGCTACATGGGGCTCGTGGTTTACTCCATTTTTTTTGGCTTGGCCTTTGGCATGGTTTGTGCCATGCTCTTTGAAACACTCATGGACCTTGTGGGAGCTGCCAGGTTCACAAGTGCTGTTGGCCTGGTCACCATTGCAGAGTGTTGCACAATATTGCTGGGACCACCTATAGGAG GAACACTTATTGATACCTTTGGGGACTATAAATATATGTTCATTAAATGTGGAGCTGTGATGGTCCTGGCAGGAACCTTCCTGTTCATCATGAATTATTATAATTATCGGGTGCTTGccaaggaggagaaggaaagaaaggcaaaagaagaggACCCTAAATCTGTAaggacagaaaatgaaagcagaaataactggaacaaagaaaatgcacagGATGGACCTGAGCTGGAACCTTTAAGAGAGGAACGAGAAGGactaaaaaaggaagcaaatggcACAAATGAAGTTTAA
- the LOC103533738 gene encoding monocarboxylate transporter 2 isoform X1 codes for MPPPSKVGQAPGPPDGGWGWVVLFGAFVSVGFAYAFPKGLAIFFEEIQDFFGTSYSEIAWVSSIMLATTYGAGPISSILVNRYGSRPVVMFGGLLCGIGMVSAAFCTTILQLYICVGFITGFGLALNLQPSVIIIGKYFLKRRPIANGLAMAGSPVMLCTLAPLNQYLLDNFGWRGSFLILGAILLHCCVAGALFRPIGAATASVKTQAAERGKDALEEEVTKDALEMSSATTVPVDTKTEEEGEKDCCEKINQYLDFSLFKHRGFLIYLIGNVLMFLGFFAPIVFLAPYAKHIGIDEYSAAFLLSILAIVDMIARPTTGIIANSKWVRPRIQYFFSFSIAFNGACHLLCPLASGYMGLVVYSIFFGLAFGMVCAMLFETLMDLVGAARFTSAVGLVTIAECCTILLGPPIGGTLIDTFGDYKYMFIKCGAVMVLAGTFLFIMNYYNYRVLAKEEKERKAKEEDPKSVRTENESRNNWNKENAQDGPELEPLREEREGLKKEANGTNEV; via the exons ATGCCACCCCCCAGTAAGGTGGGGCAAGCCCCTGGCCCTCCAGATGGTGGCTGGGGTTGGGTGGTGCTCTTTGGTGCTTTTGTTTCTGTCGGCTTTGCCTACGCCTTCCCCAAAGGCCTGGCCATCTTCTTCGAAGAAATCCAGGATTTCTTTGGCACCTCCTATAGTGAGATTGCCTGGGTCTCCTCGATCATGTTGGCCACGACCTACGGTGCAG gtccCATCAGCAGTATCCTCGTCAACCGCTATGGCAGCCGCCCCGTGGTTATGTTTGGGGGGCTGCTCTGTGGCATTGGGATGGTCTCAGCTGCCTTCTGCACCACCATCCTGCAGCTCTACATCTGCGTGGGATTCATCACAG GGTTTGGCCTTGCTCTGAACCTTCAGCCATCAGTGATAATCATAGggaaatactttttaaagagaagacCCATTGCCAATGGCCTTGCTATGGCAGGGAGCCCTGTGATGCTTTGCACCCTGGCTCCTCTCAACCAGTACCTGCTTGACAATTTTGGCTGGAGGGGAAGCTTTTTGATTCTTGGGGCAATTTTATTACACTGCTGTGTGGCAGGAGCCCTTTTCAGACCCattggggcagccacagcatcaGTCAAAACCCAGGCAGCTGAGAGAGGGAAGGATGCCCTGGAAGAAGAGGTCACCAAGGATGCCTTGGAAATGAGCAGTGCCACAACTGTCCCTGTGGATaccaaaacagaagaggaaggggaaaaggactgtTGTGAAAAAATCAATCAGTACcttgatttttcccttttcaagcACAGAGGGTTCTTGATTTACCTGATTGGAAACGTCCTCATGTTCCTGGGATTTTTTGCCCCCATTGTGTTTCTGGCACCCTATGCAAAGCACATTGGCATTGATGAATATTcagctgctttcctcctttccatccTGGCCATCGTGGACATGATTGCCCGACCCACCACTGGCATCATAGCAAACAGCAAGTGGGTGAGGCCACGGattcaatattttttcagcttttccattgCTTTCAATGGTGCCTGCCACCTTCTGTGCCCACTGGCTTCTGGCTACATGGGGCTCGTGGTTTACTCCATTTTTTTTGGCTTGGCCTTTGGCATGGTTTGTGCCATGCTCTTTGAAACACTCATGGACCTTGTGGGAGCTGCCAGGTTCACAAGTGCTGTTGGCCTGGTCACCATTGCAGAGTGTTGCACAATATTGCTGGGACCACCTATAGGAG GAACACTTATTGATACCTTTGGGGACTATAAATATATGTTCATTAAATGTGGAGCTGTGATGGTCCTGGCAGGAACCTTCCTGTTCATCATGAATTATTATAATTATCGGGTGCTTGccaaggaggagaaggaaagaaaggcaaaagaagaggACCCTAAATCTGTAaggacagaaaatgaaagcagaaataactggaacaaagaaaatgcacagGATGGACCTGAGCTGGAACCTTTAAGAGAGGAACGAGAAGGactaaaaaaggaagcaaatggcACAAATGAAGTTTAA
- the LOC103533738 gene encoding monocarboxylate transporter 2 isoform X4, producing MFGGLLCGIGMVSAAFCTTILQLYICVGFITGFGLALNLQPSVIIIGKYFLKRRPIANGLAMAGSPVMLCTLAPLNQYLLDNFGWRGSFLILGAILLHCCVAGALFRPIGAATASVKTQAAERGKDALEEEVTKDALEMSSATTVPVDTKTEEEGEKDCCEKINQYLDFSLFKHRGFLIYLIGNVLMFLGFFAPIVFLAPYAKHIGIDEYSAAFLLSILAIVDMIARPTTGIIANSKWVRPRIQYFFSFSIAFNGACHLLCPLASGYMGLVVYSIFFGLAFGMVCAMLFETLMDLVGAARFTSAVGLVTIAECCTILLGPPIGGTLIDTFGDYKYMFIKCGAVMVLAGTFLFIMNYYNYRVLAKEEKERKAKEEDPKSVRTENESRNNWNKENAQDGPELEPLREEREGLKKEANGTNEV from the exons ATGTTTGGGGGGCTGCTCTGTGGCATTGGGATGGTCTCAGCTGCCTTCTGCACCACCATCCTGCAGCTCTACATCTGCGTGGGATTCATCACAG GGTTTGGCCTTGCTCTGAACCTTCAGCCATCAGTGATAATCATAGggaaatactttttaaagagaagacCCATTGCCAATGGCCTTGCTATGGCAGGGAGCCCTGTGATGCTTTGCACCCTGGCTCCTCTCAACCAGTACCTGCTTGACAATTTTGGCTGGAGGGGAAGCTTTTTGATTCTTGGGGCAATTTTATTACACTGCTGTGTGGCAGGAGCCCTTTTCAGACCCattggggcagccacagcatcaGTCAAAACCCAGGCAGCTGAGAGAGGGAAGGATGCCCTGGAAGAAGAGGTCACCAAGGATGCCTTGGAAATGAGCAGTGCCACAACTGTCCCTGTGGATaccaaaacagaagaggaaggggaaaaggactgtTGTGAAAAAATCAATCAGTACcttgatttttcccttttcaagcACAGAGGGTTCTTGATTTACCTGATTGGAAACGTCCTCATGTTCCTGGGATTTTTTGCCCCCATTGTGTTTCTGGCACCCTATGCAAAGCACATTGGCATTGATGAATATTcagctgctttcctcctttccatccTGGCCATCGTGGACATGATTGCCCGACCCACCACTGGCATCATAGCAAACAGCAAGTGGGTGAGGCCACGGattcaatattttttcagcttttccattgCTTTCAATGGTGCCTGCCACCTTCTGTGCCCACTGGCTTCTGGCTACATGGGGCTCGTGGTTTACTCCATTTTTTTTGGCTTGGCCTTTGGCATGGTTTGTGCCATGCTCTTTGAAACACTCATGGACCTTGTGGGAGCTGCCAGGTTCACAAGTGCTGTTGGCCTGGTCACCATTGCAGAGTGTTGCACAATATTGCTGGGACCACCTATAGGAG GAACACTTATTGATACCTTTGGGGACTATAAATATATGTTCATTAAATGTGGAGCTGTGATGGTCCTGGCAGGAACCTTCCTGTTCATCATGAATTATTATAATTATCGGGTGCTTGccaaggaggagaaggaaagaaaggcaaaagaagaggACCCTAAATCTGTAaggacagaaaatgaaagcagaaataactggaacaaagaaaatgcacagGATGGACCTGAGCTGGAACCTTTAAGAGAGGAACGAGAAGGactaaaaaaggaagcaaatggcACAAATGAAGTTTAA